A region of Daphnia carinata strain CSIRO-1 chromosome 10, CSIRO_AGI_Dcar_HiC_V3, whole genome shotgun sequence DNA encodes the following proteins:
- the LOC130702243 gene encoding uncharacterized protein LOC130702243 produces MNPENKPVSFTTAKHVVKEAAAGRPLAEAFISDCERTWGKGKRVSQKRKRYGDDSEDTSPPTVVTATRTSSVINIIQSSKSGEPKGHSSANSIEFQYLSDDDVPPFSQTTAKS; encoded by the exons atgaatCCAGAGAACAAGCCTG TGAGTTTTACGACAGCAAAGCATGTTGTCAAAGAGGCAGCTGCTGGTCGTCCTTTAGCCGAGGCTTTCATTTCCGATTGTGAAAGAACTTGGGGGAAAGGAAAACGtgtctcacaaaaaaggaagaggtacGGTGATGACAGTGAAGACACCAGTCCGCCTACAGTTGTTACGGCAACCAGAACAAGTTCCGTCATCAACATTATTCAAA GTAGCAAGAGTGGCGAACCAAAGGGCCACAGCAGCGCAAACAGTatagaatttcaatatttgtcgGATGATGACGTGCCTCCATTTTCACAAACAACG GCAAAGTCCTGA